CACACTTTAATAATTAGTTTCAGTTATAAAGATagagtagaattatcacctttttgtctatatcaacaaaaactgaaaatgtctaaactttaaaaaaagaaagtagaatttatggaaGAGCTATCACATTGGATGAAATTACTTTGCACAGGTGCACCGTGACTGTATTTAGAGAGGGCTCATACAGTATACTACCTCTATGACAGGGCCGCTGGGTATGCGGATAGCAACGATATCGCGAGAAAAGTCGTGTACGGGACTTCCGCTTAGCAATTTGTGTAcggagggggaaggagagagcACTGTTGTTCTCCTCAGCAAACGCTTTGGCGAATTATTGAGTTCAGATTTGAATGATCACAGTATTTATCGATCAGACACATTCATACCGAGGTAAGATTAAACACGAACACTAGTGTGTTTAGATTGTAGCTTGTCCCTTTGTGTTTATGGTTGCCCCCGGCCCGCTAGTAGCTAGCATTAGCCGCCGTTGCTAGCTTACGTTGAAAATTACGTCGACGAAAAAGGGCCGAGGGATCTTTCTGAGCGATTTAAGTAAGCGAGAAGGTTGTATTAGCACAtaactgctgtgtttgtatgtgtgttaataGACACGGGTGTCGTGAGTTTTTGCTGTTCATTTTAACTATacgagtgtatgtgtgtatctaggCTAATGCTAATCCAAGCTAACCACAGTTCATTACCTGaagatgtttatttattgatcgTACACGTGTTGATTCAACGAGCTGATTGTTATATTAATGATTGTTATATTAAATTGCATCCCGTGTCTTTACTCAGATGTCGGACGACTTGATGAAACAGCTTAATAGCTACAAAGCACAACTGCAGCAAGTAGAAGTCGCTTTATCTACCGACCAAGAGAATGAAGACCTCCTAAAACTCCAAAAAGACTTACAGGTTTGTCTGAATGAGACCTCACAAGCGTTATCTTTTGTTGTGTGTGCTGGAAGGGATGGGATTTTTTTATGCTCTGTATGAACAACTAACATGTGATTGTTATTCCCCCCTTGCAGGAAGTCATAGATTTGACAAAAGACCTTCTGACCTCACAGCCCACTGAGGGTGCTTCCAGTGCCAATGGCTCAGATACTGTCCCCCAGAAGCACGTCTGGAAATTGGGGGACAGGTGTCTGGCTGTGTGGAGTCAGGACGGACAGTGAGTGTCACCAGCCTCTTATGAAAATATTACATGCAGCAACATCCGTTCATAATGCTCTATGTTTGAGTTATCTACTACTGTGTCGATAGTAAACATATGACTGAACCACCCCacttaatttattttaacaaaagTATAACAACTTTGCATTCAAATTAAATCACTGAATGCTTCTCGTACCCCTTTATAAATATTGATGCACTAAAATGTTATCAGCCTTTAAGGTATTAGGGTGTTACTCAAAGTGTAAATAGAAAGGCCTGTTTCTTGCCTGGGCCTTTAAAAAAGGGCAAAATGTGACAAAACAGAACTTGGTGGAGATTAACTAGAAGGACTGGATTCAGtcataaagtttaaataatacATAGTAGCTCTAGTCAACTGAGCTGCCAAGATGCTCTGGGAACATTACACACtctaaaacatgatttatttggTCACTgtagaagggttagggttaacactGTTCTCAATTATTTCAAGTCAGTACGGTATGGACAAATGAACCAACTTACATGCCTAGCTgcttctgttcttttttccattatacagttctagcgcTACTCGACTCGTTTTTCTTGCTTTTccattagggatagtacctggtacttttttactACCTGCTCTGGCGAGGTTCCatgcgagccgagccgatactacaATGTGACGCTGACAGCccgccggccactgattggtcagagtgtGTTGAGTCATGAGCTCGATGTCCCACACAAGAATgaaaacccgccatttttaaataccggtaACAATAGTCACAGTGAGTTTCGCACAAGTTAAGATGGTTACACcgtggtttttgtgtgtggtggCAGACGAGAGGGTCCAGTGAGAGCTGGACGACCCCGTCCATGTTGAGGAGGTactatgaagtaatggaaaataacgtacctggtaccaaaccgagtagattcaagtagtgctagaactgtataatggaaaagcgccattataGGCCTATTGCACTGAATTACTAATCACTGAATATTTATGTTAAACTTTGCTTATGAATTAGAGCTTGAGTCTTTGACTCATACTCACCTGCTTACAGACGTGATTCTTTGACAGGGTGTATGAGGCTGAGATTGAGGAGATAGACCGAGAAAACGACACTGCAGCTGTTACCTTCACTGGCTACGGGAATGCTGAAGTGATCCCTCTGCAGAACCTCAAAGTACTAGAGGAGGGGAAACGTCCCGATGACGATGGGAAGCCCAAATCAAAGTATGTACAAGAAAATATTTTCTCACTCATTTAATGtgcatatatacacatttctgcctgaagttttataacattttaaggaTAATTCTATATGTTCTACTGGAAttactttcactgtgtaatcaGACTTTAAAAACCGCAAATTAGAATGATCTATATCCACAAGTCTTAGAAATTAGCATCAGTGAGAACAGAATTGGAAGTAGcattatatgtaaaataaaacatcgATTTGATGGAGTTCATTTTCGTTGGACAATAGTCACTTGATTAAATCAGTGCTTGATTAAGTCACTTGCTGGATTTTTGTAGGTGTATGTATTTGATATTTGGTTGgtcaataacattttaaaatcaaaacatttgaTCCAATATTGCATAGACAGTACAAATCTGTGTTGTATTGTTACAAATCGAAGACTTTTTTTGGCTGGACCTATTAACAGTGAACTAAGATCTTTTGATTTACGGCCAAAGTTTTACTCAGATCCCAGAAGTCTAGAGCTTTTACTGATGGAAGCATTCAATAATGATTTCTCTCATGTTTTGTGACTACGGCTGTACATCATGGCAGGATTAAATGTTTCTCTGCATTGTTTGTCTGTCTAGGAAAGAGCAGatagcagagcagagagagtacaagaagaaaaaagcccAGAAAAAGGTACAGAGGATGAAGGAATTGgagcaagagagggaggaacaaaAGTCCAAGTGGCAACAGTTCAACAACAAAGCCTACTCAAAGAACAAGAAAGGACAGGTGAGTGCCTTTTCTTccggggggagggaggggggggggagtcatTGTGCAAAAACATGGTTAAAAAGCCAAATCCATTAAAACAAAGTCTGTCTGAGAAGCCATTTTTGTAAAAACTCAACTTCACAATATATTTGTAAATACACAAGTGAAAGATAGACTGGCAGCAATTTTGTTACatatgatacatttattttgattaaGGTATATGCTCACTACTGCAAAGACCCTGCAGTTTgggtttttaattagttttatgGCATGTCATGGCTTTAATGCAGTTAAAAAAGCCACTGACAATGCGATTCGGGACCTTTGCGGCATGGTTAACAGTTTCCTGATGTGGATAACACATGTTTCATTTCAACAAGTGTGTTGAAGTGAGACCCAGCTGAACTTGTAGCAGTTTGGCTTTCTAGCATTAAAATTAAGTTCACTGGATAAAACGGAGTCAAACCAAAGTGTGAATTCACACAGTTGCACACATTTGATTGGGAATGTTGACAGACATCAAAGCAGGAGCAGGTGTTTAACCCACCAGCTCATTCGCTCCATGTCCTTCCTGCTGCATGCTATATTACATACAGACATGTTCTACAAGACTGCACGACTGTGTAACCTGAAACTGGTGCCACACTGTCTGTAAATTGCTGCTGGAAGAATATGTATGTGTCTGCGTGTAATATACGCCTACAAAAGCAGTCCAGTAGTCAGTTGTTTGATATTTGTCACCAGtattaatgacttttttttgcttttttttttttttttttttttaggtgaagAGGAGCATATTTGCATCTCCAGAGAGCGTAAATGGAAAGGTGGGAGTGGGCACATGTGGTATTGCAGACAAGCCAATGACCCAATACCATGACACGTCAAAATACAACGTCAGACATCTAATGCCACAGTGACCtaatatattctgtatataataaCCCCACTGTACACCAGCTGTATCAGTGCTTTCCATTGTGTTTATACATGATTTAAGTTTGTCAAGTAAAGAAAGCTTTGAAAGGAATTGCTTGCACACTATCGTTTGAAATGTTGATGTAGTTTTCCTATAATATTATTGTAGGTAGAACAAAAATATCCAAATagtcaggattttttttcctgctttggAACCAGGTGACCTGTTACGTacgaaaaacaggaagtggtctTTAGAAAAGCTGTAGAGTTTGCTGTTTGTGTCCAGACTCCACAGAGGCCAAATACCTGCTAAAATGTGTATAACTATACAGTTAGAGATTTGGTGTGTAAATGTGAGGCTGGATTTTAAACGCTGACCAGTTCTTGGCGAGTATGAACATTAATAATGGTGTTAATTTGAAATGGctgaatttacattttaatttctgtatatatatataacagtaaaataaacattgttttgttttcagttttataaaTAATTGCTTCCACCtcattttgactgtttttacaTGATATTTACACAGTGGCTCTGTCAGTTCCTGTAGGTGGCAGTGAAGACTTGTAGTATAATCAATGAGTCCATATCATGAGCATTCGCTTTGCAACTGTTCCACCATGAAGTTTTCTTGTTGGAAATGTTCAGCTCTGTTAGCTCAGGATACTTTAATGAACAGTCTTACCACATTAATGATGGACAACAACTACATTATGTCAGTTTACTACCAGAAACCtgttaaaaacatgacaaatattGACAAGctccacaaataaaaacagtactGGTTTATGTCTTGGTGGTAGAGGTTTATTAAGATTCCAGGGACAGTTATCAGGAACTGTAACAAAGTATTAGCAGGGGACCAGCAGCATATGTTTTGCAAAAAAGTCACCTTGGATGGCTGATTAAGCACAGGAGGAAACATTCTGGGGTGTGCTTTGACATACTTCCTTAACAAAAGTCTTTTTCATAGTGCATTTTATAATTTCCCAAGCACGTTGGGGGGGGAAAAAGACCTGTAACAAGGAACTTGTGCAAGAGTCATATACCCATATTAAGACACAATTTGGTGGTGATCTACTCAGGACTTGTACCAGAAGAATGCAGATAAATGGTCATATTGAAATGTCTAATTTGGTTTCATGGATTAGAACAGGTCAGCAGTGCAACCCTATGTGTCAAACGGACATTATAGTTAATAATGGGAAGTCTCCAAATTTCAAGGATTCAAACTTGGACTTTTTCTGctacaatacaaaaaatatacagtattaaacATTGAAGTATAAACCAAAATTAGTACTCTGTAGTGCTAATCTTGTTCATGCTACAGACATTTTTTAAGACTTGTCAATCCAAAGCACATTACAACATGATTAGAAAGGCTACATTCAATACACATGCAccatagttttttttaaaagtttttttttttcttaatgaattacatttttactgctgATTATTAACTCATATCACTACTGTAGCAAGTGTAAAACTAGCAAACTACAATTTGGTGTTTGGACGGACAGACCGGTGTGCTAAACACAGCCAACATTAACGATATGATAAAACTAGACGCGTTATTGCTTTAGCCTTGTGCTTGGACAAGTGTGAGATAGCTTATTACTGTCTAAATAAAACTGTCATTGTATTTGCGCACAGTGTGAAAGAGATGTGTCTTTCTTTCAACAAAACGCCATTGAGTAATGTATTAAACATGTAGCACTGCATATGCGT
This portion of the Scomber japonicus isolate fScoJap1 chromosome 14, fScoJap1.pri, whole genome shotgun sequence genome encodes:
- the smndc1 gene encoding survival of motor neuron-related-splicing factor 30, producing the protein MSDDLMKQLNSYKAQLQQVEVALSTDQENEDLLKLQKDLQEVIDLTKDLLTSQPTEGASSANGSDTVPQKHVWKLGDRCLAVWSQDGQVYEAEIEEIDRENDTAAVTFTGYGNAEVIPLQNLKVLEEGKRPDDDGKPKSKKEQIAEQREYKKKKAQKKVQRMKELEQEREEQKSKWQQFNNKAYSKNKKGQVKRSIFASPESVNGKVGVGTCGIADKPMTQYHDTSKYNVRHLMPQ